A single window of Acidobacteriota bacterium DNA harbors:
- a CDS encoding FAD-dependent oxidoreductase translates to MNRRTFIKAAGVPLGASALGLKASALSATTQTTPRSSIVVVGGGAFGAWTALHLREMGHTVTLLDAYGPGNSRATSGDETRQIRCGYGDRELYSRSALAAFTAWKARQEEFGVPLMMETGRLQLLPDWTPSARATQATLAKIGVKTEAMTEDDMRKRYPQMNPDGMGVGLLEPGAAVLRAKQAILAVAAAFKRKGGTVTIARATPGRGEGRRLIDLQTGNGDRVAAQQFVFACGPWLPRLFPALLGKRIQVPGRDVLYFGTPAGDTRFNFPNFPNYSEERCYGFSNIDERGFKVCATSGSTSFDPDTDERIVTPHEVRRARAYLALRFPALKDQPVIETRVCQLENTADEHFIIDRHPDYDNVLIAGGGSGHGFKHGPVLGEYIAKRALGEATDPAFDHMVRLAR, encoded by the coding sequence ATGAACAGACGCACCTTCATCAAGGCCGCCGGAGTGCCACTGGGCGCCTCGGCGCTCGGCCTCAAGGCCTCTGCCCTCTCTGCCACGACGCAAACCACGCCGCGTTCGTCGATCGTGGTCGTCGGCGGCGGGGCGTTTGGCGCCTGGACTGCCCTCCACCTGCGCGAGATGGGCCACACGGTGACGTTGCTCGACGCCTACGGCCCGGGCAACTCGCGCGCGACCTCGGGGGATGAAACCCGGCAGATTCGCTGCGGCTACGGCGACCGCGAGCTGTACTCGCGCTCGGCGCTCGCCGCCTTCACGGCGTGGAAGGCACGCCAGGAAGAGTTCGGCGTGCCGCTGATGATGGAGACCGGCCGTCTGCAGTTGCTGCCCGACTGGACGCCCAGTGCCAGGGCCACGCAGGCCACGCTGGCGAAGATCGGCGTCAAGACCGAGGCGATGACCGAGGACGACATGCGGAAGCGGTATCCGCAGATGAATCCTGACGGCATGGGCGTTGGCTTGCTCGAACCCGGCGCGGCCGTGCTGCGCGCCAAGCAGGCGATTCTCGCGGTGGCGGCCGCGTTCAAGCGCAAGGGCGGCACGGTAACTATTGCCCGCGCCACCCCCGGCCGCGGTGAGGGGCGGCGCTTGATCGATCTGCAGACCGGAAACGGCGACCGCGTGGCCGCGCAACAGTTCGTGTTCGCGTGCGGGCCGTGGCTGCCGCGGCTGTTCCCGGCACTGCTCGGCAAGAGGATCCAGGTGCCCGGCCGCGACGTCCTGTACTTCGGCACGCCGGCCGGCGACACCCGGTTCAACTTCCCGAACTTCCCCAACTACTCTGAAGAGCGCTGCTACGGCTTCTCGAACATCGACGAGCGCGGCTTCAAGGTCTGCGCCACCTCCGGCTCGACGTCGTTCGATCCCGACACCGACGAGCGCATCGTCACGCCCCACGAGGTGCGCCGCGCCCGCGCCTACCTCGCGTTGCGCTTTCCTGCGCTGAAGGATCAGCCGGTGATCGAAACGCGTGTCTGCCAGCTGGAGAACACCGCGGACGAGCATTTCATCATCGACCGGCATCCCGACTACGACAACGTGTTGATTGCCGGCGGTGGATCGGGGCACGGCTTCAAGCACGGGCCGGTGCTGGGCGAGTACATCGCCAAGCGGGCGCTCGGCGAAGCCACTGACCCGGCTTTCGACCACATGGTGCGACTGGCCAGATAA
- a CDS encoding serine/threonine-protein kinase produces MQPATAMNKNVLAPKLPTPGTPPGIQSSVRLPDDVVADQISRLRLLALVSGGMWLMGLAMDGVLYPLTMGTSVNQPSLWVEAGAVVFAASVYLHTRHSRRSDRAKTDSGLILMMLNSAGIAMLETWARDPTHSELAHLSWIPIAILLSAMVLPGRPRPMLLAALASASMGPIGVWFAHLRGVDVPGVIDTLVMAMPNYSCAIASVLPSQMFQKMGRRISEARELGAYELIDQLGEGGMGAVWRARHRLLARDAAIKLIKVDKLGDTASACQTQLRRFEREAQATAALSSPYSIRLFDFGATDNGSFYYVMELLSGRDLESLVREFGPLPPARAMFLLQQVCHSLAEAHDRGLVHRDVKPANIFLCRMGRDFDFVKVLDFGLVQTRKSDPATAVTETLATAQTLIGTPAYMAPEVILGRDDVDRRADVYAIGCVAFYLLTGTRVFQDGTQMQALIDHVHAAPVAPSTRVPGGLPREVDELVLKCLRKDPADRPTDAGELLAAIGAHHLAKGWSNDHARAWWQARLPELSGPLAVGA; encoded by the coding sequence GTGCAGCCGGCCACCGCGATGAACAAGAACGTCCTGGCCCCGAAGCTGCCCACCCCAGGGACGCCGCCCGGCATCCAGTCCTCGGTCCGCCTTCCCGACGACGTCGTCGCTGACCAGATCAGCCGGCTGAGGCTGCTGGCCCTGGTGAGCGGTGGCATGTGGCTGATGGGCCTGGCCATGGACGGCGTCCTCTACCCCCTGACCATGGGCACCTCGGTCAACCAGCCGTCCCTCTGGGTCGAAGCCGGGGCGGTGGTGTTTGCCGCTTCCGTCTACCTGCACACTCGTCACTCGCGCCGGTCGGATCGGGCGAAGACCGATTCGGGGCTCATCCTCATGATGCTCAACTCGGCCGGCATCGCGATGCTGGAAACCTGGGCCCGCGATCCCACACATAGCGAGCTTGCCCACTTGTCGTGGATTCCCATCGCGATCCTGCTGTCGGCCATGGTGCTGCCCGGCCGGCCGCGCCCCATGCTGTTGGCGGCCCTGGCGTCGGCGTCGATGGGGCCGATCGGCGTGTGGTTTGCGCACCTGCGCGGCGTCGACGTGCCCGGTGTGATCGACACGCTGGTGATGGCGATGCCGAACTACAGCTGCGCCATCGCCTCGGTGTTACCGTCGCAGATGTTCCAGAAGATGGGGCGGCGCATCAGCGAAGCCCGCGAGCTGGGCGCCTACGAATTAATCGATCAGCTGGGCGAGGGCGGTATGGGCGCGGTCTGGCGCGCGCGCCATCGGCTGCTGGCGCGCGACGCCGCGATCAAATTGATCAAGGTCGACAAGCTGGGCGACACCGCGTCGGCCTGTCAGACGCAATTGCGGCGGTTCGAGCGCGAGGCCCAGGCCACGGCTGCGCTCAGCTCGCCGTACTCGATCCGGCTGTTCGATTTCGGCGCCACCGACAATGGCAGCTTCTACTACGTGATGGAGCTGCTGTCAGGACGCGACCTCGAGTCGCTGGTGCGCGAGTTCGGTCCCTTGCCGCCGGCGAGGGCCATGTTCCTGCTGCAGCAGGTGTGTCACTCGCTGGCCGAGGCGCACGATCGCGGTCTCGTGCACCGTGACGTGAAGCCGGCCAACATCTTCCTCTGCCGCATGGGGCGTGACTTCGACTTCGTGAAGGTGCTGGACTTCGGGTTGGTGCAGACGCGCAAGAGCGACCCGGCGACCGCCGTCACCGAAACCCTGGCCACCGCGCAGACGCTGATCGGCACGCCCGCCTATATGGCGCCGGAAGTGATCCTGGGCCGCGATGACGTTGATCGGCGCGCCGACGTGTATGCGATTGGTTGCGTGGCGTTCTACCTGCTGACCGGAACCCGGGTCTTCCAGGACGGCACCCAGATGCAGGCGCTGATCGATCACGTGCATGCGGCGCCGGTGGCGCCGTCCACGCGCGTGCCCGGCGGGCTGCCGCGCGAGGTCGATGAACTGGTGCTGAAGTGCCTTCGCAAGGACCCCGCCGACCGGCCGACGGATGCAGGTGAGCTACTGGCAGCTATTGGGGCGCACCACCTGGCCAAGGGTTGGTCCAACGATCATGCGCGCGCCTGGTGGCAGGCCCGCTTGCCCGAGCTGTCGGGCCCGCTGGCTGTGGGCGCCTGA